A stretch of the Pseudomonas sp. ACM7 genome encodes the following:
- a CDS encoding acyl-CoA dehydrogenase family protein encodes MHDIELSEEQVMIRDMARDFARGEIAPHAQAWEKAGWIDDGLVAKMGELGLLGMVVPEEWGGTYVDYVAYALAVEEISAGDGATGALMSIHNSVGCGPVLNYGTEEQKQTWLPDLASGQAIGCFCLTEPQAGSEAHNLRTRAELRDGQWVINGAKQFVSNGKRAKLAIVFAVTDPDLGKRGISAFLVPTDTAGFIVDRTEHKMGIRASDTCAVTLSNCTIPEANLLGERGKGLAIALSNLEGGRIGIAAQALGIARAAFEAALAYSRDRVQFNKPIIEHQSIANMLADMHTRLNAARLLILHAARLRSAGKPCLSEASQAKLFASEMAEKVCSSAMQIHGGYGYLEDYPVERYYRDARITQIYEGSSEIQRMVIARELKHYLV; translated from the coding sequence ATGCACGATATCGAATTGAGCGAAGAGCAAGTCATGATCCGCGACATGGCCCGGGACTTCGCCCGCGGCGAAATCGCCCCCCACGCCCAGGCCTGGGAAAAGGCCGGCTGGATCGATGACGGTCTGGTGGCGAAGATGGGTGAGCTGGGTCTGCTGGGCATGGTGGTGCCCGAGGAATGGGGCGGCACCTATGTCGATTACGTCGCTTACGCCTTGGCCGTGGAAGAGATTTCGGCCGGCGACGGCGCCACTGGCGCACTCATGAGCATTCACAACTCCGTGGGCTGCGGTCCGGTCCTCAACTACGGCACTGAAGAACAGAAACAGACCTGGCTGCCGGATCTGGCCAGCGGTCAGGCGATCGGCTGCTTCTGCCTGACCGAACCCCAGGCCGGCTCCGAAGCCCACAACCTGCGCACCCGCGCCGAACTGCGCGACGGCCAGTGGGTGATCAACGGCGCCAAGCAATTCGTCAGCAATGGCAAACGGGCGAAACTGGCCATCGTGTTTGCGGTGACCGATCCGGATCTGGGCAAGCGCGGCATCTCGGCGTTTCTGGTGCCGACCGATACAGCGGGTTTCATCGTTGATCGCACCGAGCACAAGATGGGTATTCGCGCGTCCGATACCTGCGCGGTGACCCTGAGCAACTGCACGATTCCGGAAGCCAACCTGTTGGGTGAGCGCGGCAAAGGACTGGCGATTGCCCTGTCGAACCTCGAAGGCGGCCGCATCGGCATCGCGGCGCAGGCGTTGGGCATTGCCCGCGCGGCGTTTGAAGCGGCGCTGGCCTACTCGCGGGATCGGGTTCAGTTCAACAAGCCGATCATCGAGCACCAGAGTATCGCCAACATGCTGGCCGATATGCACACCCGGTTGAACGCGGCACGACTGCTGATCTTGCATGCTGCGCGGTTGCGCAGTGCCGGCAAGCCGTGTCTGTCGGAGGCTTCACAGGCCAAATTGTTTGCTTCGGAGATGGCCGAGAAAGTGTGTTCGTCGGCGATGCAGATTCATGGCGGGTATGGGTATCTGGAGGATTATCCGGTGGAGCGTTATTACCGGGATGCGCGGATTACGCAGATTTATGAAGGGTCGAGCGAGATACAGCGGATGGTGATTGCTCGGGAGCTGAAGCACTACCTGGTGTGA
- a CDS encoding SDR family NAD(P)-dependent oxidoreductase produces MQIENKVFLVTGGASGLGAATAEMLVAAGAKVMLVDMNAEAVAAQAERLGAQSVVADISNEAAAQAAVQATVKAFGGLNGLVNCAGIVRGEKILGKNGPHVLANFSQVINVNLIGSFNMLRLAAAAIAESEADADGERGVIINTASAAAYDGQIGQAAYAASKGAIVSLTLPAARELARFGIRVMTIAPGIFETPMMAGMTPEVRASLAAGVPFPPRLGKPSEYAELVRHIIENSMLNGEVIRLDGALRMAAK; encoded by the coding sequence ATGCAGATCGAAAACAAGGTTTTTCTCGTCACCGGCGGTGCGTCCGGCCTCGGTGCAGCCACGGCTGAAATGCTGGTCGCAGCCGGCGCCAAAGTGATGCTGGTGGACATGAACGCCGAGGCCGTTGCGGCCCAGGCTGAACGCCTCGGCGCGCAAAGCGTGGTGGCGGACATCAGCAACGAAGCCGCGGCGCAAGCCGCTGTGCAGGCGACGGTCAAAGCCTTCGGTGGCCTGAATGGTCTGGTCAACTGCGCCGGCATCGTGCGCGGTGAGAAGATCCTCGGCAAGAACGGCCCCCACGTGTTGGCCAATTTCAGCCAGGTGATCAACGTCAACCTGATCGGCAGTTTCAACATGCTGCGCCTGGCCGCTGCGGCGATCGCCGAAAGCGAAGCAGATGCTGACGGCGAGCGCGGCGTGATCATCAACACCGCCTCGGCGGCCGCGTACGACGGCCAGATCGGTCAAGCCGCTTATGCCGCCTCCAAAGGCGCGATCGTCAGCCTGACCTTGCCCGCCGCCCGTGAACTGGCGCGCTTCGGCATCCGCGTGATGACCATCGCCCCGGGCATTTTCGAAACCCCGATGATGGCCGGCATGACCCCGGAAGTCCGCGCGTCCCTGGCGGCTGGCGTGCCGTTTCCGCCGCGCTTGGGAAAACCGAGCGAGTATGCCGAGCTGGTCAGGCATATCATTGAAAACAGCATGCTCAATGGCGAGGTGATCCGTCTCGACGGCGCCTTGCGCATGGCCGCCAAATAA
- a CDS encoding HPP family protein has protein sequence MFARWFPAAINTRPSEWSRAAIGMSLGTMFSVWLCSLVFGMPVAQHLIGPLGASAVLLFAVSSGALAQPWSILGGYLSAGVVSLLVAHVLGRTLGSACLAAGIALILMCWLRCLHPPAGALALLLVLADPATIALGWKALGPVMLGASAMLLSALAYNNLTRIRYPKRASEPLSRVPADHPPTDSQAITAQDLKLALADMEAFFDVTPEDLEQLIHASELHAKRRSIGEVLSRRI, from the coding sequence GCGATCGGCATGTCCTTGGGCACGATGTTCAGCGTCTGGCTCTGCAGCCTGGTATTCGGCATGCCGGTTGCGCAGCACTTGATCGGTCCGCTGGGTGCATCGGCCGTGTTGCTGTTCGCGGTATCCTCCGGCGCCCTCGCCCAGCCCTGGTCGATTCTTGGCGGTTATCTAAGCGCCGGGGTGGTTTCACTGCTGGTCGCTCACGTTCTCGGACGAACCCTCGGCAGCGCTTGCCTGGCGGCTGGCATAGCGCTGATTCTAATGTGCTGGCTGCGTTGCCTGCATCCACCGGCCGGGGCCTTGGCGTTGCTGTTGGTATTGGCAGACCCGGCGACCATTGCCCTGGGCTGGAAAGCCCTCGGCCCGGTGATGCTTGGTGCATCGGCCATGTTGCTCAGCGCCCTGGCCTACAACAACCTGACGCGCATTCGTTACCCAAAACGCGCCAGCGAACCGTTGTCCAGGGTGCCCGCCGACCACCCGCCCACCGACAGCCAGGCGATCACCGCCCAGGACCTGAAACTGGCCCTGGCGGACATGGAAGCCTTCTTCGACGTCACCCCCGAAGACCTCGAACAGTTGATCCATGCCAGTGAGTTGCATGCCAAACGGCGCAGTATTGGTGAAGTACTGAGCCGCAGAATCTGA
- a CDS encoding acyl-CoA dehydrogenase has protein sequence MIPNDEQLQISDAARQFAQERLKPFAAEWDREHRFPKEAIGEMAELGFFGMLVPEEWGGCDTGYLAYAMALEEIAAGDGACSTIMSVHNSVGCVPILKYGNDDQKERFLKPLASGSMLGAFALTEPQAGSDASGLKTRARLEGDHYVLNGCKQFITSGQNAGVVIVFAVTDPSAGKRGITALIVPTDSPGYKVARVEDKLGQHASDTCQILFEDVKVPVANRLGEEGEGYRIALANLEGGRVGIASQSVGMARAAFEAARDYARERESFGKPIIEHQAVAFRLADMATQIAVARQMVHYAAALRDSGKPALVEASMAKLFASEMAEKVCSAALQTLGGYGYLNDFPLERIYRDVRVCQIYEGTSDIQRMVISRSL, from the coding sequence ATGATTCCCAATGACGAACAACTTCAGATCAGCGACGCGGCCCGGCAGTTTGCCCAGGAACGGCTGAAACCGTTCGCCGCCGAGTGGGACCGCGAGCATCGCTTCCCCAAGGAAGCCATCGGCGAGATGGCGGAACTGGGCTTCTTCGGCATGTTGGTGCCGGAAGAGTGGGGCGGTTGCGACACCGGTTACCTGGCCTACGCCATGGCCCTGGAAGAAATTGCTGCCGGCGATGGCGCCTGCTCGACCATCATGAGCGTGCACAACTCGGTGGGTTGCGTGCCGATTCTCAAGTACGGCAACGACGACCAGAAAGAACGCTTCCTCAAACCGTTGGCCAGCGGCTCGATGCTCGGGGCTTTTGCCCTCACCGAACCGCAGGCCGGTTCCGACGCCAGCGGCCTGAAAACCCGTGCCCGTCTGGAAGGCGATCACTACGTGTTGAACGGCTGCAAACAGTTCATTACCTCCGGGCAGAACGCCGGGGTGGTGATCGTGTTCGCCGTGACTGATCCGAGTGCCGGCAAACGTGGCATCACGGCGCTGATCGTGCCGACCGATTCGCCGGGTTACAAAGTTGCACGGGTCGAAGACAAGCTCGGCCAGCACGCGTCCGACACCTGCCAGATTCTGTTTGAGGACGTGAAAGTGCCGGTGGCTAACCGCTTGGGCGAGGAGGGCGAAGGTTATCGAATCGCCCTGGCCAACCTCGAAGGCGGCCGTGTCGGCATCGCTTCGCAATCGGTGGGCATGGCCCGCGCTGCGTTCGAAGCAGCCCGCGACTACGCCCGCGAGCGTGAAAGCTTCGGCAAACCGATCATCGAGCATCAAGCGGTCGCGTTCCGCCTGGCGGACATGGCAACCCAAATCGCCGTCGCCCGGCAAATGGTGCATTACGCGGCGGCGTTAAGAGACAGCGGCAAACCGGCCTTGGTCGAAGCGTCCATGGCCAAGCTGTTCGCCTCGGAAATGGCTGAGAAGGTGTGCTCCGCAGCCTTGCAAACCCTCGGCGGTTACGGTTACTTGAACGATTTCCCGCTGGAGCGGATCTACCGCGACGTGCGGGTCTGCCAGATCTACGAAGGCACCAGCGATATTCAGCGCATGGTTATTTCACGAAGTCTCTAA
- a CDS encoding enoyl-CoA hydratase/isomerase family protein: MTAQVSSKGTSSMDAMQNEVLAEVRNHIGHLTLNRPGGLNAITLDMVRNLQRQLDAWALDPHVHAVVLRGAGEKAFCAGGDIRSLYDSFKNGDTLHEDFFVEEYALDLAIHHYRKPVLALMDGFVLGGGMGLVQGADLRVVTEKSRLAMPEVAIGYFPDVGGSHFLPRVPGELGIYLGVSGVQIRAADALYCGLADWYLESDKLSTLDEQLDQLEWPETPLKDLQGLLAKLAVQQLPAPPLAALRPAIDHFFALPDVPSIVEQLREVTVADSHEWATTTADLLESRSPLAMGVTLEMLRRGRHLSLEDCFALELHLDRQWFERGDLIEGVRALLIDKDKKPRWNPPTLQALDAEHVASFFTGFDQSGS; the protein is encoded by the coding sequence ATGACTGCTCAGGTTTCATCGAAGGGGACTTCGTCCATGGATGCCATGCAAAACGAAGTGCTGGCCGAGGTTCGCAACCACATCGGTCACCTGACCCTCAATCGCCCCGGCGGCCTCAACGCCATTACCCTGGACATGGTGCGCAACCTGCAGCGTCAGCTCGACGCCTGGGCGCTCGATCCGCACGTACACGCGGTGGTCTTGCGCGGTGCTGGCGAGAAGGCTTTCTGTGCCGGCGGCGATATTCGCTCGCTGTACGACAGCTTCAAAAACGGCGACACGCTGCACGAAGATTTCTTCGTCGAGGAATACGCCCTCGACCTCGCGATTCACCATTACCGCAAACCTGTGCTCGCCTTGATGGACGGTTTTGTCCTGGGCGGCGGCATGGGCCTGGTGCAAGGCGCCGACTTGCGAGTGGTCACCGAGAAAAGCCGCCTGGCGATGCCGGAAGTGGCGATCGGTTATTTCCCGGATGTCGGTGGCAGCCATTTCCTGCCGCGCGTTCCCGGTGAACTGGGTATTTACCTCGGCGTCAGCGGCGTGCAGATCCGTGCGGCCGATGCGCTCTATTGCGGCCTGGCCGACTGGTACCTGGAAAGCGACAAGTTGAGCACTCTGGACGAGCAACTCGATCAGCTCGAATGGCCCGAAACACCGTTGAAGGACCTTCAAGGTCTGCTGGCGAAACTCGCCGTGCAACAACTGCCGGCACCACCTTTGGCGGCGTTGCGCCCGGCCATCGATCACTTCTTCGCCCTGCCCGATGTGCCGAGTATTGTTGAGCAACTGCGTGAAGTAACGGTCGCCGACAGCCACGAGTGGGCCACGACCACCGCCGACCTGCTGGAAAGCCGTTCACCGCTGGCCATGGGCGTGACCCTGGAAATGCTCCGTCGCGGCCGGCACCTGAGTCTGGAAGACTGCTTCGCCCTTGAGCTGCACCTGGACCGTCAGTGGTTCGAGCGCGGCGACCTGATCGAAGGCGTGCGCGCCTTGCTGATCGACAAAGACAAGAAACCGCGCTGGAACCCGCCAACCTTGCAGGCGCTGGACGCCGAGCACGTCGCGAGTTTCTTCACGGGTTTTGACCAAAGCGGGAGCTGA
- a CDS encoding enoyl-CoA hydratase — protein sequence MSYETILLETHGRVGLITLNRPQALNALNAQIVSELNHALDGLEADSNIGCIVLTGSKKAFAAGADIKEMAELTYPQIYLDDLFSDSDRVANRRKPIIAAVNGFALGGGCELALMCDFILAGDNAKFGQPEINLGVLPGMGGTQRLTRAVGKAKAMEMCLSGRLIDAVEAERCGIVARIVPADELLEEALKVAALIAKKSLPIAMMIKESVNRAFEVSLSEGVRFERRVFHAAFATQDQKEGMAAFIAKREAEFQGK from the coding sequence ATGAGCTACGAAACAATTTTGTTGGAAACTCACGGTCGCGTCGGCCTGATCACCCTGAACCGTCCACAAGCGCTGAATGCGTTGAACGCACAGATCGTCAGCGAGCTGAACCACGCCCTCGATGGCCTGGAAGCCGATTCGAACATCGGCTGCATCGTGCTGACCGGCTCGAAAAAAGCCTTCGCGGCCGGTGCCGACATCAAGGAAATGGCCGAGCTGACCTACCCGCAGATCTACCTCGACGACCTGTTCAGCGACAGCGATCGCGTGGCTAACCGCCGCAAGCCGATCATTGCCGCCGTCAACGGTTTCGCCTTGGGCGGTGGTTGTGAACTGGCGCTGATGTGCGACTTCATCCTGGCCGGCGACAACGCCAAGTTCGGTCAGCCGGAAATCAACCTCGGCGTACTGCCGGGCATGGGCGGCACCCAGCGCCTGACCCGCGCAGTGGGCAAGGCCAAGGCCATGGAAATGTGCCTCAGCGGGCGCTTGATCGATGCGGTGGAAGCGGAGCGTTGCGGGATTGTGGCGCGGATTGTTCCGGCCGATGAGTTGCTGGAAGAAGCGTTGAAAGTCGCGGCGCTGATTGCCAAGAAGTCGTTGCCGATTGCAATGATGATCAAGGAAAGCGTCAACCGCGCGTTTGAAGTGAGCCTGTCGGAAGGTGTGCGCTTTGAGCGCCGGGTGTTCCATGCGGCGTTTGCGACGCAGGATCAGAAGGAAGGGATGGCGGCGTTTATTGCCAAGCGTGAGGCTGAGTTCCAAGGTAAGTAA
- a CDS encoding acetyl-CoA C-acyltransferase yields MTISNDPIVIVSAVRTPMGGFQGELKSLTAPQLGAAAIRAAVERAGVAPDSVEEVLFGCVLSAGLGQAPARQAALGAGLDKSTRCTTLNKMCGSGMEAAILAHDMLVAGSADVVVAGGMESMSNAPYLLDRARSGYRMGHGRVLDHMFLDGLEDAYDKGRLMGTYAEDCAETNGFTREAQDAFAIASTTRAQQAIKDGSFKDEIVPVTVTVGKEQVLISNDEQPPKAKLDKIASLKPAFREGGTVTAANSSSISDGAAALVMMRRSEAEKRGLKPLAVIHGHAAFADTPGLFPVAPVGAIEKLMKKTGWSLDEVDLVEVNEAFAVVSLVTMTKLEIPHEKVNVHGGACALGHPIGASGARILVTLLSALRQKGLKRGVAAICIGGGEATAMAVECLY; encoded by the coding sequence ATGACTATTTCCAACGATCCCATTGTTATCGTCAGCGCCGTCCGCACCCCGATGGGCGGTTTCCAGGGCGAACTGAAAAGCCTGACCGCACCGCAACTCGGTGCTGCCGCAATTCGCGCCGCCGTCGAGCGCGCCGGTGTGGCGCCAGACTCGGTTGAAGAAGTGCTGTTCGGTTGCGTCCTGTCCGCCGGCCTCGGCCAGGCCCCGGCGCGTCAAGCCGCACTGGGCGCCGGGTTGGATAAATCGACTCGCTGCACCACCCTGAACAAGATGTGCGGTTCGGGCATGGAAGCGGCCATTCTGGCCCACGACATGCTGGTGGCCGGCAGCGCCGACGTGGTTGTCGCTGGCGGTATGGAAAGCATGTCCAACGCGCCGTATCTGCTGGACCGCGCCCGCAGCGGTTACCGCATGGGCCACGGTCGTGTGCTTGATCACATGTTCCTCGACGGGCTGGAAGACGCTTACGACAAAGGTCGCCTGATGGGCACCTACGCCGAAGATTGCGCGGAAACCAACGGTTTCACCCGTGAAGCCCAGGACGCGTTTGCCATTGCCTCGACCACCCGCGCGCAGCAGGCGATCAAGGACGGCAGCTTCAAAGACGAGATCGTGCCGGTCACCGTGACTGTCGGTAAAGAGCAGGTGCTGATCAGCAACGACGAACAACCACCGAAAGCCAAACTGGACAAGATCGCTTCCTTGAAACCGGCGTTCCGCGAAGGCGGCACGGTGACGGCGGCGAACTCCAGCTCGATCTCCGATGGCGCTGCGGCACTGGTGATGATGCGCCGTTCCGAAGCTGAAAAGCGCGGCCTGAAACCGCTGGCAGTGATTCACGGCCACGCCGCGTTTGCCGACACCCCGGGCCTGTTCCCGGTGGCACCGGTGGGCGCGATCGAGAAGCTGATGAAAAAAACCGGCTGGTCGCTGGACGAAGTCGATCTGGTCGAAGTCAACGAAGCCTTCGCCGTGGTCAGTCTGGTCACCATGACCAAACTGGAAATCCCTCACGAGAAGGTCAACGTTCACGGCGGCGCTTGCGCCCTCGGCCACCCGATCGGTGCGTCTGGCGCGCGGATCCTCGTGACCTTGCTCTCGGCCCTGCGCCAGAAAGGCCTGAAACGCGGCGTTGCAGCGATCTGCATCGGCGGCGGTGAAGCCACGGCCATGGCCGTTGAATGCCTGTATTGA
- a CDS encoding Lrp/AsnC family transcriptional regulator, whose amino-acid sequence MADIRDLSIVLDRIDQAIIEVLRHEGRITYQKLSERVHLTPRPYLERVRKLEQLGVIRGYGAILDEKKLTPGLSLLVLVLVALSNQSGRAAQKAFEAKVRACSQVLECRLISGAFDYSLRMRCRDMEHYRVLTEVWFDDPDLHIDKLVSHPELAMVKTTME is encoded by the coding sequence ATGGCGGATATCCGCGATCTGTCGATCGTGCTTGATCGTATCGATCAGGCAATCATCGAAGTGCTGCGCCACGAAGGGCGCATCACTTATCAAAAGCTTTCCGAGCGCGTGCACCTGACGCCCAGGCCGTACCTGGAACGGGTGCGCAAGCTCGAACAGCTCGGGGTCATTCGTGGGTATGGCGCGATTCTCGATGAAAAGAAGCTGACACCAGGCTTGTCGTTGCTGGTGCTGGTGCTGGTTGCGTTGTCGAACCAGAGTGGGCGGGCGGCGCAAAAGGCTTTCGAAGCCAAGGTCCGCGCCTGCTCGCAGGTGCTGGAATGTCGGTTGATCAGCGGCGCGTTCGACTACAGCTTGCGCATGCGTTGCCGGGACATGGAGCATTACCGGGTGCTGACAGAGGTCTGGTTCGATGACCCGGATTTGCACATCGACAAGTTGGTCAGCCATCCGGAATTGGCGATGGTCAAGACCACGATGGAATAG